In Limosilactobacillus sp. WILCCON 0051, a single window of DNA contains:
- a CDS encoding polyprenyl synthetase family protein translates to MVSTITELKTRIDAYLDQALPMDIDQPTLKESMCYSVEAGGKRLRPALTLATIEMLGKKIDQNALRAACALELLHTYSLIHDDLPAMDNDDLRRGEPTNHVKFGAGMATLAGDGLLTLAFQWLTDNQLPVDVRANLTLALAKAAGPSGMVAGQARDIEGEGQHLKLNELQYLHRQKTGALLKYAVQAGGMITEQPAAVIDLLGTFGAQFGLAFQIYDDIMDVVATPEQMGKATQKDAAEHKNTYPGLLGLDGAKEQLQKALSQAKAAQQQLAELTGRSMAGFDQFLAYFKL, encoded by the coding sequence ATGGTCAGCACGATAACGGAACTTAAAACACGAATCGATGCCTATCTGGACCAGGCTCTGCCAATGGACATCGACCAGCCGACTTTAAAAGAATCAATGTGCTACTCGGTTGAGGCGGGCGGCAAACGCTTGCGGCCGGCACTGACATTGGCAACGATTGAGATGCTGGGCAAAAAGATCGACCAGAATGCGCTGCGGGCTGCCTGTGCCTTAGAGCTGCTGCATACCTACTCGCTGATTCATGATGATCTGCCAGCGATGGACAATGACGATCTGCGGCGGGGCGAGCCAACCAATCACGTCAAGTTTGGCGCGGGGATGGCGACGCTGGCTGGTGATGGCTTGCTGACGCTGGCTTTTCAATGGCTGACGGATAATCAGCTGCCGGTTGACGTTCGGGCGAATTTAACGCTGGCTCTGGCTAAGGCTGCCGGTCCCAGCGGTATGGTTGCTGGACAGGCACGCGATATTGAGGGCGAGGGCCAACATCTGAAGTTAAACGAACTGCAGTATCTGCATCGCCAAAAAACGGGGGCGCTGCTCAAATACGCGGTTCAGGCAGGCGGTATGATCACAGAGCAGCCGGCTGCAGTCATTGACCTTTTAGGAACGTTTGGCGCGCAGTTTGGCCTGGCCTTTCAGATCTATGACGACATCATGGACGTAGTAGCTACGCCAGAACAGATGGGCAAGGCAACTCAAAAAGATGCTGCTGAGCACAAAAACACCTATCCAGGACTGTTGGGGCTTGATGGCGCTAAAGAACAGCTGCAAAAAGCCCTTAGTCAGGCCAAAGCGGCTCAGCAGCAGCTGGCAGAACTGACAGGGCGATCAATGGCTGGCTTTGATCAATTTTTGGCATACTTTAAACTATAG
- a CDS encoding exodeoxyribonuclease VII small subunit: MAKQPSFEEQMSQLQQIVNELQQGNLSLEESLNEFKTGMELANGLQKQLQNAEATVAHLMKDDGKEVEDPTDSRNDDGSGHQGYRSQFSGQGFEDGQDDNVDLF; the protein is encoded by the coding sequence ATGGCAAAACAACCCAGCTTTGAAGAACAGATGAGTCAGCTGCAGCAAATCGTCAACGAGCTGCAGCAGGGTAATCTGTCTTTGGAAGAATCATTGAACGAATTCAAAACCGGTATGGAATTGGCAAACGGTCTGCAAAAACAGCTGCAAAACGCTGAGGCCACCGTTGCCCATCTGATGAAAGACGATGGCAAGGAAGTCGAGGATCCAACCGACAGCCGCAACGATGATGGCTCAGGACACCAGGGATACCGTTCGCAGTTTAGCGGCCAGGGATTTGAAGACGGTCAGGACGATAACGTTGATCTTTTCTAG
- the xseA gene encoding exodeoxyribonuclease VII large subunit — MDKKDCLTVNQLTRYIKRKFDFDPYLQKNLWIVGKLTNFKQRARHQYFSLKDDDAPEDQQAVIDAVMFGSDWEKVDFTPENGMEVILGGKVTVYERNGRYQFYVNRLLPVGVSAAQLAFQETYKKLKASGVFSHAQNPRPLNRFPKRIAIVTSNDGAVKHDMITRIRNNNPLAQVVFYPAQVQGERAAEDLARQIQRAGINGTFDTLIVARGGGSEEDLMPFNSEIVARAVAASPIPVISGVGHETDTTICDLAADYRAQVPGLAAEMATQLHLLDILTELQRARTQMANTIQNQLQQAQQQLQVLTSSYVFSQPARLYEGEQQHVDQLTEKLQQSMQWRLSQTSHDWQRLLDSLLLNAPANRLQQNRQQLTQLQQAMVHAMDKQLLSAGDRFKSLLSQLDSLSPLKVMARGYSYVTKEDNKVVASTDQLQPDDQVALHFSDGTAEAVIKKINKR, encoded by the coding sequence ATGGATAAAAAGGATTGCCTGACGGTTAATCAACTGACTCGCTATATCAAACGCAAATTTGATTTTGATCCTTATCTGCAAAAAAATCTTTGGATCGTTGGCAAGCTGACCAACTTTAAGCAAAGAGCACGTCATCAGTATTTTTCGCTTAAAGATGATGACGCACCGGAAGATCAGCAGGCCGTGATCGATGCCGTCATGTTTGGCAGCGACTGGGAAAAAGTCGACTTCACACCAGAAAACGGCATGGAGGTTATCTTGGGCGGCAAAGTAACGGTCTATGAAAGAAACGGCCGCTATCAGTTTTATGTCAATCGCCTGCTGCCGGTTGGCGTCAGTGCAGCCCAGCTGGCATTTCAGGAAACCTATAAAAAATTGAAGGCCAGCGGGGTATTTTCGCATGCGCAAAATCCGCGGCCGCTGAATCGTTTCCCTAAGCGGATTGCGATTGTGACCAGCAATGACGGGGCCGTTAAGCATGATATGATTACGCGGATCCGCAACAACAATCCCTTGGCTCAAGTGGTTTTTTATCCAGCGCAGGTACAAGGCGAGCGTGCCGCTGAGGATCTGGCCCGCCAGATACAGCGCGCTGGCATCAATGGCACGTTTGATACGCTGATCGTAGCGCGGGGTGGCGGTTCAGAAGAAGATCTGATGCCGTTCAACTCAGAAATCGTGGCGCGAGCAGTAGCGGCCAGCCCGATTCCCGTAATCTCAGGGGTTGGTCATGAAACTGATACGACCATCTGTGATCTGGCGGCCGATTATCGGGCTCAGGTACCGGGACTGGCGGCAGAAATGGCGACCCAGCTGCATTTGCTGGACATTCTGACTGAACTGCAGCGGGCCCGCACGCAGATGGCGAATACGATTCAGAACCAACTGCAGCAGGCTCAGCAGCAGCTGCAGGTCTTGACCAGCAGCTATGTGTTTTCTCAACCCGCTCGTCTGTATGAAGGCGAACAGCAGCATGTTGATCAGCTGACCGAAAAGCTGCAGCAGTCCATGCAGTGGCGCCTTTCTCAAACCAGCCACGACTGGCAGCGCTTGTTGGATTCGCTTTTATTGAATGCGCCGGCCAATCGACTGCAGCAGAATCGACAACAGCTTACGCAACTGCAGCAGGCAATGGTTCATGCCATGGATAAGCAGCTGCTGTCGGCAGGCGATCGGTTCAAAAGCCTGCTCAGTCAGCTGGATTCACTGAGTCCGCTAAAAGTGATGGCACGCGGCTACAGCTATGTGACTAAAGAAGATAATAAGGTCGTTGCCAGCACCGATCAGCTGCAGCCCGATGATCAAGTGGCGCTGCATTTTAGTGATGGTACGGCTGAAGCAGTAATCAAAAAAATCAATAAGAGGTAA
- a CDS encoding bifunctional methylenetetrahydrofolate dehydrogenase/methenyltetrahydrofolate cyclohydrolase — translation MATLIDGRALAKEVNAHTKQRIEKLKEKGVTPGIATILVGDDPASQIYTRSKEKKAHSLGMKSVREQLPASTTQAELVQAVEHLNSDPSIHAILVQEPLPNHLDDTAIVNLIDPLKDVDGFHPINVGKLYNNVQGNYPVACTPRGIMTMLRHYHVPLASQDVVIVGRSTLVSRPLQALLINEDATVTITGRRTKDLAKRTREADILVVAAGVPNLIKADAVKPGATVIDVGINRLDDGTIVGDVDFESVKEVAGMITPVPGGVGPMTIASLMEQTVDLAEWSAEING, via the coding sequence GTGGCAACATTGATCGACGGTCGGGCATTGGCTAAAGAAGTCAACGCCCACACTAAGCAGCGTATTGAGAAGCTAAAGGAAAAAGGCGTTACGCCGGGGATTGCAACGATTTTGGTTGGCGATGATCCAGCCAGCCAGATCTACACGCGCAGCAAGGAAAAAAAGGCGCACAGTCTGGGGATGAAGTCGGTACGAGAACAATTGCCGGCCTCAACCACGCAAGCTGAACTGGTACAGGCAGTTGAGCATTTAAACAGCGATCCATCGATTCACGCGATTTTGGTTCAAGAGCCGCTGCCTAATCATCTTGACGATACGGCAATCGTTAATCTGATTGACCCGCTCAAAGACGTTGATGGTTTTCATCCCATCAATGTCGGTAAGCTCTATAACAACGTTCAGGGTAACTATCCAGTTGCCTGCACGCCGCGGGGGATTATGACGATGCTGCGCCATTACCACGTTCCGTTGGCCAGCCAGGACGTTGTGATCGTTGGCCGCAGTACGCTGGTCAGTCGGCCGCTGCAGGCGCTGCTGATCAATGAGGATGCCACGGTAACGATTACCGGACGGCGCACCAAGGATCTAGCCAAGCGAACGCGCGAAGCCGATATTCTGGTCGTCGCAGCCGGCGTGCCTAATCTGATCAAGGCTGATGCCGTTAAGCCGGGAGCCACGGTGATCGATGTCGGCATCAATCGGCTGGATGATGGCACGATCGTTGGCGATGTTGACTTTGAATCAGTCAAGGAGGTCGCGGGAATGATTACGCCCGTTCCAGGTGGGGTTGGTCCAATGACGATCGCCTCTTTAATGGAACAAACGGTTGATTTGGCAGAATGGAGCGCGGAAATTAATGGATAA
- the nusB gene encoding transcription antitermination factor NusB: MEISRHAIRECAFQTLFALASDPEIDREAIYAERLGLKPDEEAPAYLPELVNGVLAHQDELDAQIESKLAPGWTLSRLARPDLVILRLALYELEYTQVPNAVAINEALRLAHDFSDEKSYRFINGVLGSIESEQN; encoded by the coding sequence GTGGAAATTAGTCGTCATGCGATCCGTGAATGCGCCTTTCAAACGCTTTTTGCATTGGCTTCGGATCCGGAAATCGATCGCGAGGCAATCTACGCAGAACGCTTGGGGCTCAAGCCTGATGAAGAAGCACCGGCCTACTTGCCAGAGCTGGTCAATGGCGTTTTGGCTCACCAAGATGAACTGGACGCACAGATCGAATCCAAGCTGGCGCCAGGCTGGACCTTGTCACGCTTGGCTCGCCCTGATCTGGTAATTCTGCGCTTGGCATTGTACGAGCTGGAATACACGCAGGTACCAAATGCCGTGGCAATTAACGAAGCCTTACGCTTGGCACACGACTTCAGCGATGAAAAGTCATACCGCTTTATCAATGGTGTTTTAGGCAGCATTGAAAGTGAACAAAATTAA
- a CDS encoding Asp23/Gls24 family envelope stress response protein encodes MAEDSNIILNSEDQSLGTIQIAPRVLEIIAGIAAGQIEGVSRMHGSIANSVSELLGRSDHRRGVKLSNSDDELSIDVDVYLEYGVSVPKVAAEIQDKIKQQVTLMTDLSVKEVNVHVQGVITEKEEQQVDPNDIFGEHENKDGEE; translated from the coding sequence ATGGCAGAAGATTCCAACATTATCTTAAACAGCGAAGATCAATCGTTGGGTACGATTCAAATCGCTCCACGTGTCTTAGAAATCATTGCAGGGATTGCCGCTGGTCAAATTGAGGGCGTTTCACGCATGCATGGCTCGATTGCCAACAGCGTCAGTGAATTACTGGGGCGTTCTGACCATCGTCGCGGCGTTAAGCTTTCCAACAGTGATGACGAACTGTCGATTGATGTCGACGTTTACTTGGAATATGGCGTTTCCGTTCCTAAGGTTGCTGCTGAGATTCAAGATAAAATCAAGCAGCAGGTTACGCTGATGACTGATCTGAGCGTTAAGGAAGTCAACGTTCACGTACAGGGCGTTATCACGGAAAAAGAAGAGCAGCAGGTTGACCCCAATGATATTTTTGGGGAACACGAAAACAAAGATGGTGAAGAATAG
- a CDS encoding 2'-5' RNA ligase family protein, with protein sequence MKKELDGLYKSIDQKGKAAILKNQFTDPYLCQVKADPRRGLTLLARLPVHVGRNIGYAQQKLRIANPNLYCYPLADLHLTVLDLIGARADFSLAPAVLAAYQNSIKELLANCRPFSVTLQGLIASPSGILAAGYYSDELFELREALRLKLAKELPLAERYQTASGHVTIARFKAPLNDPDGLLFDLAKMDQLRFGSFVVNQLDLVIHDWYNHDVKVIDEFALTALS encoded by the coding sequence ATGAAAAAAGAGCTAGACGGTTTATATAAGTCAATTGATCAAAAAGGCAAAGCAGCCATCTTAAAAAATCAGTTTACTGATCCTTATCTATGTCAAGTTAAGGCAGATCCGCGGCGTGGCTTGACGCTGCTTGCTCGGCTGCCGGTTCATGTCGGCAGAAACATCGGCTATGCTCAGCAGAAGCTGCGAATCGCCAATCCCAATCTCTACTGTTATCCATTGGCCGATCTGCATCTGACCGTTTTGGATCTGATCGGAGCACGAGCTGATTTTTCGCTGGCACCGGCTGTTTTGGCGGCCTATCAAAACAGCATCAAAGAACTGCTGGCGAATTGCCGCCCGTTTTCAGTCACGCTGCAAGGCTTGATTGCCAGTCCCAGCGGTATTTTGGCAGCGGGATATTATTCTGATGAGCTGTTTGAGCTGCGAGAGGCGCTGCGCTTAAAGCTGGCTAAAGAATTACCGCTTGCTGAGCGTTATCAGACAGCATCAGGTCATGTCACGATTGCCCGTTTTAAAGCGCCGCTGAACGATCCAGACGGGCTGCTTTTTGACTTGGCCAAGATGGACCAACTGCGATTTGGCAGCTTTGTCGTCAATCAATTGGACTTGGTAATTCACGATTGGTACAATCATGATGTAAAAGTAATTGACGAATTCGCACTGACCGCGCTAAGCTAG
- a CDS encoding Xaa-Pro peptidase family protein: MASRIERLRKKFDALYIDAFMVTNEANIFYLTGFDLMQGDGELLITKDAAILITDDRYATELQEFDSDEVVATITRDYWGALNQICQGMQIEVVGFENTIDYRIYDVLDEIMTADIVPFDGLIESMRAIKDPDEIEKIRLAARLQSAGYEYVLSFIEPGMTERQVANRLDFWMKEHGAESASFPTICASGANAAMPHATAGDKVIENGDIVTLDFGYFVEGYTADMTRTFGIGDIDPELKDVYKIVNEARQAVIEAARVGIHGDQLDAAGRQIIETAGYGDEFNHGMGHGIGLSVHELPSSYGPNASDVIVQNNQVITVEPGIYIPEIGGVRIEDDILVTHGGVEVLTTAPTELEIVKY, from the coding sequence ATGGCTTCACGAATTGAACGGCTGCGGAAAAAGTTTGATGCTTTATATATTGACGCGTTTATGGTTACCAATGAGGCAAATATTTTCTATCTTACCGGCTTTGACTTGATGCAGGGGGATGGCGAGCTTTTGATTACCAAGGATGCCGCCATTTTGATTACCGACGATCGCTATGCTACTGAGCTGCAGGAATTTGACAGCGATGAGGTCGTGGCTACGATCACGCGGGACTATTGGGGAGCTTTAAATCAGATTTGTCAAGGCATGCAGATTGAGGTCGTCGGGTTTGAAAACACGATTGACTACCGGATCTATGACGTCTTAGATGAAATTATGACTGCCGATATTGTACCTTTTGATGGGCTGATTGAGTCGATGCGGGCAATCAAGGACCCAGATGAGATTGAAAAAATCCGCTTGGCTGCTCGTTTACAGTCGGCTGGCTATGAATACGTCTTGAGTTTTATTGAACCAGGAATGACGGAAAGACAGGTTGCCAACCGGCTTGATTTTTGGATGAAGGAGCATGGTGCCGAGTCCGCCTCGTTTCCGACCATCTGTGCCAGTGGTGCCAACGCTGCCATGCCGCACGCAACCGCTGGTGACAAGGTGATTGAGAATGGCGATATCGTTACGCTGGACTTTGGCTACTTTGTTGAAGGCTATACGGCAGACATGACGCGGACGTTTGGAATTGGCGACATTGATCCAGAGCTAAAGGACGTCTATAAAATCGTCAATGAGGCCCGTCAAGCCGTGATTGAAGCTGCCAGGGTCGGAATCCACGGTGATCAGTTGGATGCTGCCGGCCGCCAGATCATCGAAACTGCTGGCTATGGCGATGAGTTCAATCATGGCATGGGTCACGGCATTGGCTTGAGCGTTCACGAACTGCCCAGCAGCTATGGTCCCAATGCCAGCGATGTGATCGTACAAAACAACCAGGTCATTACCGTGGAGCCGGGTATCTATATTCCAGAAATCGGCGGGGTGCGCATTGAAGACGATATTTTGGTAACGCATGGCGGAGTTGAAGTACTGACGACGGCGCCAACCGAGCTGGAAATCGTTAAATATTAA
- a CDS encoding TetR/AcrR family transcriptional regulator, producing the protein MKKKSATDEKIMQAFAQLVEQQGYSATTTVQLAQTAGVNESTIFRHFGDKFGLATRLIVRYRKSLMDIIADFEPVWDLETDLISFSKCFRKQWPKQHVMVMLMSTVKDPVQKQKLHAAAHQTKNSIQEQITRYLEQMQKRGLIRADVNPEQIALNFMWLNIGQFWTSRFLENERHQLSDERFYELSVRPFVHLLTT; encoded by the coding sequence ATGAAAAAAAAGTCAGCCACCGATGAAAAAATCATGCAGGCGTTTGCTCAGTTGGTTGAACAGCAAGGCTACAGCGCAACGACGACCGTACAGCTGGCCCAGACCGCTGGCGTTAATGAAAGCACGATCTTTCGTCATTTTGGCGATAAGTTTGGCTTGGCAACGAGATTGATCGTTAGGTATCGCAAGAGCTTGATGGACATCATAGCTGATTTTGAGCCGGTTTGGGATCTGGAAACCGATCTGATTAGTTTTTCAAAATGTTTTCGAAAGCAATGGCCCAAGCAGCATGTAATGGTAATGCTGATGAGTACGGTCAAGGACCCAGTACAAAAGCAGAAACTGCATGCCGCGGCGCATCAGACCAAAAACAGTATTCAAGAACAGATCACGCGATATCTTGAGCAGATGCAAAAGCGCGGCCTGATTCGGGCAGACGTGAATCCGGAGCAGATTGCACTGAATTTTATGTGGCTCAACATCGGTCAGTTTTGGACCAGCCGCTTTTTGGAAAATGAGCGGCACCAGCTTTCAGATGAGCGTTTTTATGAACTGTCAGTACGTCCATTCGTTCATCTGTTGACGACTTAA
- a CDS encoding 1-acyl-sn-glycerol-3-phosphate acyltransferase, with protein MKSLVKTIYYTEPTDDVVQSAHQDFQLPDDFCWLRTKPAERCWSLMVRGSAKAFAYLYTYGYRQTRIIGLEKLRPYQKQGYFVYGNHTQPINDVFMPFLVGQARHFYALAAPANWGIPVIGPLLSFGGALPVGNSLHQTAQLLKAVQKVVQHQGHVFIYPEAHVWPAYTEIRPFPDTSFRFPVKTQSPAFCMTTTYQKPRFGKKPRLTVFIDGPFIPAKNQSAKKQQVWLHDQIQAAMNQRARCSSYESIKYVQERG; from the coding sequence GTGAAAAGTTTGGTAAAAACCATTTATTATACCGAACCAACTGATGACGTAGTTCAAAGCGCGCATCAAGACTTTCAGCTGCCTGATGATTTTTGCTGGCTGCGCACTAAACCGGCTGAACGCTGCTGGTCTTTGATGGTACGCGGCAGTGCCAAAGCATTTGCCTATCTATATACTTATGGATATCGACAAACTCGAATCATCGGCCTGGAAAAGCTGAGACCCTACCAAAAACAGGGATACTTTGTCTATGGCAACCATACGCAGCCGATCAACGACGTATTCATGCCGTTTTTAGTCGGTCAAGCCCGGCATTTCTACGCGCTGGCGGCTCCAGCCAACTGGGGGATTCCCGTGATCGGCCCGCTGCTTTCTTTTGGTGGCGCGCTGCCGGTTGGCAATTCGCTTCACCAAACTGCGCAGCTCTTAAAAGCCGTCCAGAAAGTCGTTCAGCATCAAGGACATGTCTTCATCTATCCTGAAGCTCACGTCTGGCCGGCCTATACTGAGATCCGCCCTTTTCCCGACACCAGTTTTCGCTTTCCAGTCAAAACGCAAAGCCCGGCATTTTGCATGACGACGACCTATCAAAAGCCGCGTTTTGGGAAAAAGCCGCGGCTAACCGTTTTTATTGATGGACCGTTCATCCCTGCTAAAAACCAATCAGCTAAAAAACAGCAGGTCTGGCTGCACGATCAGATTCAAGCCGCAATGAACCAGCGCGCCCGCTGCAGCAGCTATGAATCCATCAAATACGTTCAAGAAAGAGGATGA
- a CDS encoding glycosyltransferase has translation MNPSNTFKKEDETVNILFCGDHRAEDGVLIVTLSLLHHVKEPLNIYVLTMKTATETRRYEPFSQKAADLLTQQLQSYNPQNTLHLIDCTELFNESQPSANMNSRFTPYSMLRLYVDLIPDMPDRLLYLDNDVICREPFDDFYYQDLTGVQVVGVLDHYGKWFFHHQMRMADYINSGILLLNLPEIKETNLFVKARRMIATRHMFMPDQAAINRLSHAKKIAPRRFNDQRRLHHDTVFQHFTTSFRFFPWFHILTVKPWQISNVHKDLRLHEYDGLLEEYRQLKSEL, from the coding sequence ATGAATCCATCAAATACGTTCAAGAAAGAGGATGAAACCGTGAATATTTTATTTTGTGGCGATCACCGCGCCGAAGATGGCGTCTTGATCGTTACGCTTTCTCTGCTTCACCATGTCAAAGAGCCGTTAAACATCTACGTTCTTACCATGAAGACGGCTACTGAAACCCGCCGATACGAGCCGTTCAGCCAAAAAGCCGCCGATCTTTTGACCCAGCAGCTTCAGTCCTATAATCCACAAAATACGCTGCATCTAATCGACTGCACTGAATTATTCAATGAATCGCAGCCGTCAGCCAACATGAATTCCCGCTTTACGCCCTATTCCATGCTGCGTCTTTATGTCGACTTGATTCCCGATATGCCAGATCGCCTGCTTTATCTAGACAATGACGTTATCTGTCGTGAGCCTTTTGATGACTTTTACTATCAAGACCTGACTGGCGTGCAGGTCGTCGGCGTACTGGATCACTATGGCAAATGGTTCTTCCACCATCAAATGCGTATGGCCGACTATATCAATTCAGGAATTCTGCTTTTGAATCTGCCAGAGATCAAGGAAACCAATCTATTCGTCAAGGCGCGCCGCATGATTGCCACGCGCCATATGTTCATGCCGGATCAAGCCGCGATCAATCGCCTTTCGCACGCCAAAAAGATCGCGCCGCGGCGGTTCAATGATCAAAGGCGGCTTCATCACGACACCGTTTTTCAGCATTTTACCACCAGTTTCCGTTTCTTCCCGTGGTTCCATATTCTGACCGTTAAGCCATGGCAGATCAGCAACGTTCATAAAGATCTGCGGCTGCATGAATATGATGGTCTGTTGGAAGAATATCGGCAGCTTAAATCGGAACTATAA
- a CDS encoding glycosyltransferase family 8 protein has translation MSQTIPIFYTISDDFAPYAAVAIESLLPYVSSDYQYQIIIVHQGLRQATRQNLKSLTRDNVEIIFYEINDAKLGAIQNRKENFLRADFFTPSIFYRLFLADLFPQYDKAIYVDSDTVWNGDPAEMFAIALNDDLIGAAPDHSVEHVAPMQTYIKNAVGVPAAEYINSGVLLMNFKQLRQDDFTQHFLYLLQKYHVDCIAPDQDYLNVMCSGRITYLNEKWNAMPKDDEFAAERVDNPKLIHYNLFFKPWHFDQVMYDHYFWQAAQKTPYAQQLKTVRAHYTPAMQQLDREKLMSMLNHADELPENPVTFKKLQDQGEQVRLS, from the coding sequence ATGTCTCAAACAATTCCAATTTTCTATACGATCAGCGATGACTTTGCACCCTATGCCGCCGTAGCGATTGAATCACTCCTGCCTTACGTCTCATCAGACTACCAATATCAGATCATCATCGTTCATCAGGGCTTGCGGCAGGCTACGCGGCAAAATCTTAAAAGTCTGACGCGCGATAACGTTGAAATTATTTTTTATGAAATCAATGATGCCAAACTGGGGGCCATTCAAAATCGTAAAGAAAACTTTTTGCGGGCCGATTTTTTCACGCCCAGCATCTTTTATCGGCTGTTTTTAGCGGATCTTTTCCCGCAATATGATAAGGCAATCTATGTCGACAGCGATACGGTCTGGAACGGCGACCCGGCAGAAATGTTTGCTATCGCGCTCAATGACGATCTGATCGGCGCGGCCCCCGACCATTCCGTAGAACACGTTGCTCCAATGCAGACCTACATCAAAAATGCAGTCGGCGTACCGGCAGCTGAATACATCAACTCTGGCGTTTTACTGATGAATTTTAAACAGCTGCGTCAAGACGATTTTACTCAGCACTTCTTGTATCTGCTGCAAAAATATCATGTCGACTGCATCGCTCCCGATCAAGACTATCTAAACGTCATGTGCAGCGGACGCATTACCTACCTGAACGAAAAATGGAATGCCATGCCTAAAGATGATGAATTTGCTGCTGAACGCGTTGACAATCCCAAACTGATTCACTACAACCTCTTTTTCAAGCCATGGCATTTTGATCAAGTGATGTATGATCATTACTTCTGGCAAGCCGCTCAAAAAACGCCTTACGCCCAGCAGCTCAAAACGGTGCGGGCCCACTATACGCCAGCCATGCAGCAACTTGACCGGGAAAAATTGATGAGCATGCTCAATCACGCCGACGAGCTGCCGGAAAATCCAGTTACGTTTAAAAAGCTGCAGGACCAAGGAGAGCAGGTGCGGCTTTCATGA
- a CDS encoding 1-acyl-sn-glycerol-3-phosphate acyltransferase, whose amino-acid sequence MIIGDHRDQVINNIADHAQQGLFNEKVEIDDPQMTSAESLDIINQFWQDQTHWRARFDNLIARATMRGITDWFNHDTTFCGLENLKPLSPTQGAVITSNHFNQLDNTVIRKLAQKNHRRLFIVIQETNLKMGGLIGFLMNHLDVLPLANNVNYLGRTLPQKIAQQTRHGHWVLIYPEQEMWFNYRKPRPVKRGAYYYAARAKAPIISCFTEIIDLPKTEKNNDDFYQTRYRLHVLPLIWPDPALSVNENAKLMMEKDYAQKKAAYEKAYQKKLDYRFTPHDIAGWRG is encoded by the coding sequence ATGATTATTGGCGACCATCGCGATCAAGTGATCAACAATATTGCCGATCACGCGCAGCAGGGCCTCTTTAACGAAAAAGTCGAAATTGACGACCCACAGATGACCTCAGCAGAAAGCCTAGATATCATTAATCAATTTTGGCAGGATCAGACTCATTGGCGCGCTCGCTTTGACAACTTGATTGCCAGAGCCACGATGCGTGGAATCACAGACTGGTTCAATCACGATACCACGTTTTGTGGACTGGAAAATCTCAAGCCGCTTTCGCCAACTCAAGGTGCAGTAATTACCAGCAATCACTTTAATCAGCTGGATAATACCGTCATCCGCAAGCTGGCCCAAAAAAATCATCGTCGCCTGTTTATCGTCATTCAAGAAACCAATCTTAAAATGGGCGGCTTGATCGGTTTTTTGATGAATCATCTCGATGTATTGCCACTGGCTAACAACGTCAACTATCTCGGCCGTACGCTGCCGCAAAAAATCGCGCAGCAGACCAGGCATGGGCACTGGGTTCTGATCTATCCAGAACAAGAGATGTGGTTCAACTACCGCAAGCCTCGTCCCGTCAAGCGTGGTGCCTACTACTACGCTGCCAGAGCCAAAGCGCCGATCATATCTTGTTTTACGGAAATCATCGACCTGCCCAAAACCGAAAAAAATAACGACGATTTTTATCAGACCCGCTATCGGCTGCACGTTCTGCCGCTGATTTGGCCAGATCCCGCGCTTTCCGTCAACGAAAACGCCAAATTGATGATGGAAAAAGACTATGCTCAAAAAAAGGCGGCGTATGAAAAGGCCTATCAGAAAAAACTTGACTATCGCTTTACCCCACACGATATCGCGGGTTGGCGCGGTTAA